One part of the Falco peregrinus isolate bFalPer1 chromosome 14, bFalPer1.pri, whole genome shotgun sequence genome encodes these proteins:
- the TMEM231 gene encoding transmembrane protein 231 isoform X2 produces the protein MAGVELFSHPTLHTRYRAGLCSAAALALLLITVLTYVPPLLVAYRSHGLWLKHSAYLEQPTVRFRYEMLIVATLGPGPGSFLAWSTFPAFNRLQEDRLRVPLLARMSTFVMQSMAFLQFFSPVPGSQLCMNGDLKLNQRQLLNHCGLDTRYNVSVVNGTSPFASDYDLTNIVAAYWDRNVTTVFSDPNPVWVAGRATDTPFIINATIHYPVEVILYQPGFWEVIKFAWIQYVSILLIFLWLFGRIKMFVFQNQVLTTTPISPVLPVSPVLSYKQHQS, from the exons ATGGCTGGCGTGGAGCTGTTCTCGCACCCCACGCTGCACACGCGCTACCGGGCCGGGCTCTGCTCCGCCGCGGCGCTGGCGCTGCTGCTCATCACGGTGCTCACCTACGTGCCGCCGCTGCTAGTGGCCTACCGGAGCCACG GTCTGTGGCTGAAGCACAGCGCGTACCTGGAGCAGCCCACCGTTCGGTTCCGGTACGAGATGCTCATCGTGGCCACCCTcgggcccggcccgggcagCTTCTTGGCGTGGAGCACGTTCCCAGCGTTCAACAGGTTGCAGGAGGACCGGCTGCGGGTCCCGCTGCTGGCG AGAATGTCAACGTTTGTGATGCAGAGCATggcttttcttcagttcttttctcCTGTGCCAGGGTCCCAGCTCTGTATGAATGGAGACCTGAAACTGAACCAGAGGCAATTACTTAACCATTGTGGACTGGATACCAGATACAAT GTGTCTGTGGTGAATGGCACAAGTCCTTTTGCAAGTGACTATGATCTAACAAACATCGTTGCAGCATACTGGGATAGAAATG TGACAACAGTCTTTTCAGATCCCAACCCTGTTTGGGTGGCTGGGAGAGCGACAGATACACCATTTATCATCAACGCCACTATTCATTACCCAGTGGAAGTTATCTTATATC AGCCAGGATTTTGGGAAGTGATTAAATTTGCCTGGATCCAGTATGTCAGCATTCTCCTTATCTTTCTTTGGTTGTTTGGTAGgattaaaatgtttgtgttcCAGAATCAGGTGTTAACTACAACTCCAATATCACCAGTTCTGCCAGTGTCTCCAGTACTGTCCTACAAACAGCACCAGTCCTGA
- the TMEM231 gene encoding transmembrane protein 231 isoform X1 has product MAGVELFSHPTLHTRYRAGLCSAAALALLLITVLTYVPPLLVAYRSHGLWLKHSAYLEQPTVRFRYEMLIVATLGPGPGSFLAWSTFPAFNRLQEDRLRVPLLATREEDKNQDGKMDQLHFKLELPLQPTEHVVGVQLILLFSYQLYRMSTFVMQSMAFLQFFSPVPGSQLCMNGDLKLNQRQLLNHCGLDTRYNVSVVNGTSPFASDYDLTNIVAAYWDRNVTTVFSDPNPVWVAGRATDTPFIINATIHYPVEVILYQPGFWEVIKFAWIQYVSILLIFLWLFGRIKMFVFQNQVLTTTPISPVLPVSPVLSYKQHQS; this is encoded by the exons ATGGCTGGCGTGGAGCTGTTCTCGCACCCCACGCTGCACACGCGCTACCGGGCCGGGCTCTGCTCCGCCGCGGCGCTGGCGCTGCTGCTCATCACGGTGCTCACCTACGTGCCGCCGCTGCTAGTGGCCTACCGGAGCCACG GTCTGTGGCTGAAGCACAGCGCGTACCTGGAGCAGCCCACCGTTCGGTTCCGGTACGAGATGCTCATCGTGGCCACCCTcgggcccggcccgggcagCTTCTTGGCGTGGAGCACGTTCCCAGCGTTCAACAGGTTGCAGGAGGACCGGCTGCGGGTCCCGCTGCTGGCG ACTAGAGAAGAAGACAAAAATCAAGATGGCAAAATGGATCAGTTGCACTTTAAATTGGAACTTCCACTACAACCTACAGAACATGTAGTTGGCGTTCAGCTGATTCTGCTCTTTTCCTACCAGCTTTAT AGAATGTCAACGTTTGTGATGCAGAGCATggcttttcttcagttcttttctcCTGTGCCAGGGTCCCAGCTCTGTATGAATGGAGACCTGAAACTGAACCAGAGGCAATTACTTAACCATTGTGGACTGGATACCAGATACAAT GTGTCTGTGGTGAATGGCACAAGTCCTTTTGCAAGTGACTATGATCTAACAAACATCGTTGCAGCATACTGGGATAGAAATG TGACAACAGTCTTTTCAGATCCCAACCCTGTTTGGGTGGCTGGGAGAGCGACAGATACACCATTTATCATCAACGCCACTATTCATTACCCAGTGGAAGTTATCTTATATC AGCCAGGATTTTGGGAAGTGATTAAATTTGCCTGGATCCAGTATGTCAGCATTCTCCTTATCTTTCTTTGGTTGTTTGGTAGgattaaaatgtttgtgttcCAGAATCAGGTGTTAACTACAACTCCAATATCACCAGTTCTGCCAGTGTCTCCAGTACTGTCCTACAAACAGCACCAGTCCTGA
- the GABARAPL2 gene encoding gamma-aminobutyric acid receptor-associated protein-like 2: MKWMFKEDHALEHRCVESAKIRAKYPDRVPVIVEKVSGSQIVDIDKRKYLVPSDITVAQFMWIIRKRIQLPSEKAIFLFVDKTVPQSSLTMGQLYEKEKDEDGFLYVAYSGENTFGF, from the exons ATGAAGTGGATGTTCAAGGAGGACCACGCGCTGG AGCACAGATGTGTCGAGTCGGCAAAAATCCGAGCCAAATACCCTGACCGTGTCCCG GTCATAGTGGAGAAGGTGTCGGGATCTCAGATTGTTGATATTGACAAGAGGAAGTACTTGGTTCCATCTGACATCACCGTGGCCCAGTTCATGTGGATCATCAGGAAGAGGATTCAACTGCCATCTGAGAAAGCAATATTCCTCTTCGTAGACAAGACTGTCCCACAGTCCAG CTTAACTATGGGACAACTTTATGAGAAGGAGAAGGATGAGGATGGATTCTTGTATGTTGCCTACAGTGGAGAGAACACATTCGGTTTCTGA